A window of Ruminiclostridium herbifermentans genomic DNA:
GACTTACACTTCTGATGGTAAGGAACTTGTACCACCTACTACAAAGGGTGATGCAAAGGGCGTTACTAATAGGTCTAGAATGTATCTTGATGGGGAAGAAATTTATCTAGAAGCTTACAATATAAATGGAAATAATTATTTTAAACTCAAGGATCTTGCGAATGCACTGGATTTTAGCTTAGTATGGGATGGTGTTAAGAAGCAAATCATTATTAATACAAATACCAGTTATACAGAACAATAATGGTTATTTCGAGAAGCAGCAACACCTTTGATACATAAGTGTATGAGCATATCAAAGCATGCTATGATAAATATTGCTTTGTGAATGGCTAACCAAAATTTAATATAGCTAAAAATAAATAGCACCTTATAACAATTATATACAAAGCCGAAAAAGCTTGGGTCTACATTGTTACAAGGTGCTATATTATGTTGTACAGAACAGTTAAATTCATTAAATAGCACGCCCTAATAATATATATCTATAGTTCACTCACGAAATTGACGTTGAATTAGCTTCGGTGCAGCAAGCACTTCCGATGACCATATGACAAGGGAATCCTGTCTCGGGTCTATAATCACAGCTACTTTACTTCTGCTGTGTCGGCTAAAATACTAGTTCTTAACCTACTATTTCTAGCATTAATTTATAACCGAGCCTGGCAATTATATATATTATACTATTTAATATCTGTTTTTCAATTTTGGTAAAGGTTTTTTACTAATTCTATTAGCTATAGTTCTTGCAACATGCACACCACTTGCACTTGCCTGAGAAAGACCTCTCGTAACTCCAGCACCATCACCGATGGCAAACATATTAGGTAGTTGTGTTTCAAGTTCATTAGTTAATTCAAGTCTTGAACTATAAAACTTAACTTCAACACCATATAAAAGAGTATCGTAGTTTGCAGTGCCTGGTGCTATTTTATCCAATGCGTATATCATTTCTATTATATTGTCAAGATGCCTTTTAGTTAATACAAGACTTAAATCTCCTGGAGTAGCATTCAATGTAGGATGCGTAAAGCTCTGGCTAAGTCGGTGGGCATTTGTTCTGTTTCCTTTTATCAAGTCACCAAATCTCTGAACAAGAACACCACCCCCAAGCATGTTAGATAGGGACGCAATCCTCTTGCCATACTGATAGGGTTCATTAAATGGTTGGGTGAATCTATTGCTTACTAACAGGGCAAAGTTTGTGTTTTCACTTCGAAGCTGAGGGTCAGTATAGCTGTGCCCATTAACAGTGATTATATCGTCAACATTTTCAGATACAACATGTCCATAAGGATTCATGCAAAAAGTACGCACCAAATCACCATATTGCTTTGTCCTATAAATTAGTTTTGATTCATAAACTACATCTGTTATATGTTCAAATACTTTTGCAGGAAGCTCAACACGTACACCGATATCAACCTGATTGTTTATCAAATTTAGCTTCAGCTGTTTGCATTGCTTAGAGAACCATTCAGCACCAGATCTGCCTGGTGCAGCAATCAAATAATTACAATTAATACTTTCACCGTTATACAAGTCTAATTGATAACCGTCTTGTGAAGGCATGATGTTTATAACTTGAGTATTGCACTTGATTTCTAATAGCTTTGTAAGATGATTGTACATGCCTTTAAGTATCTCTACATTATTTTCTGTTCCAAGATGTTTTACAGCAGCTTGCAATAAATGAAGATCATTTTCAATGGCTTTTTTTTCAATTATTTTAGCTGCATCAGTGTATGTGGAATACTTTTCTTTAGTTGCTCCAAATTCAACATTGACACTATCAACATAATTGATTAACTTCATAACGTCGGCATCATCCAGATAATCATTTAACCAGCCGCCAAACGCTGTTGTAAAATTAAATTTGCCATCAGAAAAAGCACCTGCGCCACCAAACCCACGCATTATGTCACAGCTTTTACATCTAACGCAATCTTTTATTTTATTAGCAACAATAGGACAATTTCTGTCAAATATAGTATTTCCTTGCTCGATCATCAACACCTTTAGCTGAGGGTTTAGCTTTGTTAACTCGTAGCCTGCAAATATTCCTGAGATACCACAACCAATAATAGCAACGTCGTAATTTAAAATCTTCATATATACGTCCATGTATAAAAGTTTATAAAACAATCAAGAACTGACATGGACTGGGCACCTCCTTTATAATGATGTGTAATTTCTTCAAATTTTAACCTGCATGCGCCGTAAAATAAAAATATAAATGTTTATTTTTGTAAAAAAATTTACTCACATATTTTAATTATATCTGAAATTTAAGTAAATTACTATGATATGATGTGTTTATGCTATAATAATTATTTGTATTATATAAATATTAATGATATAATTGACAAAAAATAATTAGACAGTTCGTGACCATCCTGTCTTATCGAGGAAAGAAAAATATCTCACACTGTGGGACCGTTTTGTTATTAAAAAGGTGAGAATATCTATTGCTTCGATAAACGCTGCTGAAGTAATAAAATTTTCTAAAATGGGTTTATTTTATTCTAGGCGTTAAAACGAGGCAAGAAAATATCGATCACTTCAATAATTGACGGGTACTGTTTTAATTTTAAGACAGTGAGAATATCCTTTACCTTGATAAACGCCGATTAAATAATAAATTTTTCTATAATGGAATAATCCAATAGAAAAATCCAATGGAATAAATCCAATGGAAATAAATCCAATGGAAATAAATCTAATAGAAAAATCTATTGGAAAAGTTTATTGGAATAATTTTATTTTAATCTAGGCGTTTAAAACAAAACTACGGCGGGCTGCCTGCATTTTGCAGGGCAGTATTTTTTGTTAACATTTGTTAGCAATGATTTGTTACATGCCAATTTAAGTCCTTTTTGGCTCATACATAAGGGAAGCATTTAGGTTGCAGCCAATAATAACTTGTTTTTGTTTATGGATTTTAGTCACAGCTTATGTCTAAAAATCAAAAAAGCAAAGGGGGCATAGTTCATGCCGAAGCGTTATGGGGCTTGTGATTAATAAAGGCATGAAACAACAAATTATGAATAATAGAAAAATAAGATTACTTACTATTTCAGCTATGATATCCGCAGTATATTTAGTACTCACATTGGTATTTTATATTACTAGCTTTTTACCTTATCAGATTCGATTTGCTGAAGCACTTACTGTATTGCCGTATTTTACTCCTTTAGCAATTCCGGGTCTGTTTGTGGGTTGTGTAGTAGCAAATATAATTGGAGGAAATGGGATATGGGACATAGTTATTGGCAGCTTAGCAACTTTGATTGCAGCATATGTTACGTATAAAATATCTTATAATAAGCCAAAGAGAAAGCTGTTGGCACCGCTGCCTCCAGTAATTATTAATGCAGTTATTGTTGGGGCTATGCTTAGCATACTTTATGAATTGCCACTGTTTGTGACAATGCTTTCTGTAGGCGGGGGACAAATTGTTGCCTGCTATTTGCTTGGATATCCTTTGATGTTGTTAATTGAGAAAAATAAAAGATTAAGAGAACTTTTCGATATAAAAAATGAAGACCAACGTAATGAATGGTAACTTTTACAATGCTTGATTAATTCTCTAATCAGTGTTACTAACTGCGAGGTTTAAATTGAGTACAAACTAAACTTGAGGTATTGTCTTTATGAATGCTAATAGAATGATGAGTTTTGGCAGTGCGTTTTTTACTATTGTATTGATTTGCTTTGGAATGTTAAAATATTCAGCAGGTGAAACAAGAGTAGGGATTTATTATCTTATAGGTGGGCTTGGATTTTTTATTGTTTTTATTTCATATAAGAATAAAGAAAAAAACCGTTAATTATTGAAAATACCTTGTTAAGACTAATAAATTAATGTTAAAATCATTGATATGAGAATTTTTAACAAATTAATTTGTTAAGAGTAATTATATAGTATATATTTATGCTAAATTTCAGGTTAAGGATGTGTTTTTATGGAGCAAGCAGAACAGAAAAAGAGGATTTTTAGTGGTGTTCAGCCATCAGGAAATCTTACTATAGGTAATTATTTGGGAGCAATAAAAAATTGGATTCCAATGCAGGATGAATTTGAGTGCTTATATTGTGTAGTTGATCTACATACACTTACTGTAAGACAGAAGCCTGCAGAGTTAAGGCAAAGAAGCTTGAATCTTTTAGCACTTTATATGGCTTGTGGACTAGACCCTAAAAAGAGTACTTTGTTTATTCAGTCACATGTTAGTGCACATGCAGAGTTGGCGTGGATTTTAAATTGCTACACATATATTGGTGAATTAAACAGAATGACTCAATTTAAAGACAAGTCACAGAAACATAGTGATAATATAAATGCAGGCTTGTACACATATCCAGTACTTATGGCTGCTGATATTCTTTTATATCAGACAGACCTTGTACCAATCGGACAGGATCAAAAGCAGCATCTTGAAATAACAAGAGATATTGCTGAAAGGTTTAATGGTATTTATGGTGATACTTTTGTTGTTCCAGAAGCATATATTCCTAAGATAGGTGCTAAAATAATGAGTTTGCAGGAGCCGGAAAAGAAGATGTCAAAGTCCGATGAGAATGAAAATGCGTATGTATTTTTGCTGGATTCTGAAGATGCAATTATGCGTAAGTTTAAGAGGGCGGTTACAGATTCAGAGCGTGAAATAAGATATGATGTAGAAAAGAAGCCTGGAATAAGTAATTTAATAAGTATTTATTCAGCAACAACAAATAAAAGCATTAGTGAAATTGAAAAGGAATTTGAAGGAAAATCATATGGTGATTTAAAGGAAGTTGTTGGTCAATCTGTTGTAGAAACATTAAAGCCAGTTCAACAAAAATATAATGAATACTCTGCTAATAAAGATTACTTAAACGCAATATTGAAAGAAAATGCTGATAAAGCAGCCTATATTGCAAGAAAAACTCTTTCAAAGGTTTATAGGAAAGTAGGGCTTGTACCTAGAGGATAAAAGTGGTTATAGAGGAAGTAGTAGATAACTTGGGCTTTATATAGAGGCAAAAAAGAGGATTTTATTTCTATAAGTGGCAGGTAACATTTGGCATTAAGGCTGCTAAATTATTTTTGACTTTATGAAGCACTGCCAATGTAACAAATTTTTCTGGAATAGAAATCTTTTATTGAATTCAAGCAATATAACGAGGCCTAAAAGAGGCATACGTTTCTAAAAGTGGCAGGTACTGCTTGGCTTTATGGCTGTTAGAATATGTTTGCCTCTATGAAGCACCGCTAATATAATAAAGTTTTTCTGCAACCGGAAATTTATTGATTCTTGGTGTTTTAACAGTGGGAACTCATTTCAATTTGGTGAAGTAGTTCCCGTTTTTGTGTAATATTTTTATAATTTTTACATTTAATTATAATATTATAAATTTTTTAGTGATGGTTTAATCAAAAAATCATGATGACATACTTAAGATTACAATGATACTAAACATTACAAATAACTTGTAAGTCATAAAACTAACTTGTTTTGATGAAGTTATTTTGTTTTTCATTTGATATTGTTACTAAAGTGATATATCTAGGAATTACGCAGAATATTTAACTTCCAAATTCGAATAGTTTGAAATCGTTAGTATGTAAACAGGATTTGAGTAGTTTGAGTTTGCTAATATATAAAAAACAGGCATAGAGTGCTTGATTAGAGGGATAATTAAAATATGGGAACCTTAGAACTAATACTATTAGCAGTTGGACTTTCGATGGATGCGGCAGCGGTGTCTATATCCAATTCATTATGTATAAAAAAAATATCAATTAAAAATATTTTGCAGATGGCAGTGATGTTTGCATTGTTTCAAGCAATTATGCCATTAGCAGGATATTTTGCGGCAAGTGCATTTTCAGATGTAATTAATCAATTTGATCATTGGATAGCTTTGATACTGTTATCAATTATTGGAGGAAAAATGCTGTACGAAGCAATAACTTCTGATGATAAACTGAATTGTGACTTAATAACAATGACATTAAAGCTTTTAGTGGTACAGGCAATTGCCACAAGTATAGATGCATTGGCCGTTGGCGTCAGCTTATCTGCACTCAATGTAAATATTTTTTACTCAATAAGCATTATAGGTGCTATTACATTTATTATTTGCTGTACTGCTGTTTTAATTGCCAAAAGGTTTGGAAGTTTATTGGGTAAAAGAGCGGGAGTTGTTGGTGGAATAATATTAATTGCTATAGGCATTAAAATATTCCTTGAGCATATGTTTTTTTAAATAAAATGTAAAATAAAATTGTAAAAGTAGAACGAGGTTTTTATGAATAAATTTGAAGTTATTTCTGATTATAGTCCAAAGGGCGATCAGCCGCAAGCAATTGAAAGGCTTAGCAAGGGGATACTTGATGGTATAAAGCACCAAACACTGCTTGGAGTAACTGGTTCAGGAAAAACCTATACTATGGCAAAGGTCATTGAGAAGGTTCAAAAGCCTACTTTGATTATGGCTCATAACAAGACTCTTGCTGCACAGCTTTGCAGTGAATTTAGAGAATTTTTTCCTAACAATGTAGTGGAGTACTTTGTAAGCTATTATGACTACTATCAACCAGAGGCTTATATTGCAGCCACTGACACGTATATTGAAAAGGATTCATCTGTTAATGAAGAGATAGATAAATTGCGTCACTCTGCAACTGCTGCATTATTTGAACGAAGGGATGTTATTATCGTTGCCAGTGTTTCTTGCATATATGGCTTGGGTGATCCGGAAGATTACACAGATTTGATGATATCTCTTAGAGTTGGTATGCAAAAGGACAGGGATGAAGTTTTAAGAAAGCTTATTGACATACAGTATGAAAGAAATGAGATTGATTTTAGAAGAGGACGTTTTAGGGCAAGAGGAGATGTTTTAGAGATTTTTCCAGCTAATAGTTCTGAAATGGTGCTTAGAGTGGAGTTTTTTGGTGATGAAATAGAGAGAATAACAGAGGTGGATTATTTAACTGGTGAAATTATTGGAACAAGGAATCATATTGCTATTTTTCCTGCATCTCACTATGCAACCACCAAGCCAAAAATGGATAGAGCTATTGTTACAATAGAAAAGGAATTAGAAGAGAGAATTGAGCAGTTTAAAATGGAGGGAAAACTCCTTGAGGCGCAAAGAATTGAACAAAGAACAAGATATGATTTAGAGATGATGTCTGAATTGGGCTTTTGTCAAGGAATAGAGAATTATTCAAGACATATTAGCGGAAGAGAACCTGGAAGTCCTCCGTTTACGCTGATGGATTACTTTCCTGATGATTATTTGCTTTTTATTGATGAATCCCATGTTACAGTTCCGCAGGTTGGGGCAATGTATAATGGTGACCGTTCCAGAAAAGAATCTCTAGTCAATTATGGTTTTAGATTGCCATCTGCATTTGATAACAGACCACTTAAATTTTCTGAGTGGGAACAAAAGATAAATCAAGTTATATATGTAAGTGCAACTCCGGCTACTTACGAAAAAGAACATTCTACACAAATAGTTGAGCAGATTATAAGACCAACGGGACTAATAGATCCCGAGGTTATTGTTAGACCAGTTAAAGGACAGATTGACGATTTGATTGGTGAAATTAACTTAAGAGTAGAGAAAAATCAACGAGTTCTTGTTACAACTCTTACCAAAAAAATGGCTGAGGATTTAACTGAGTACATGAAGGGGCTTGATATAAGAGTAAAGTATATGCATTCAGATGTTGCTACATTTGAAAGAATGGAGATAATTAGAGACTTACGTCTTGGGGAGTTTGATGTTTTAGTAGGTATTAATTTATTAAGAGAGGGCTTAGATTTACCAGAAGTTACGCTTGTTGCAATATTAGATGCTGACAAGGAGGGCTTTTTGCGTTCTGAAACCTCACTAATTCAAACAATAGGAAGGGCTGCCAGAAATTCTGAGGGTAAGGTTATTATGTATGCCGACAGTATAACTGGTTCAATGCAAAGAGCAATAAGCGAAACTAATAGAAGACGTCAGATTCAGATGGATTATAACAAAAAGTATGGAATTGTTCCTACTACTGTTAAAAAGTCTGTACGTGACCTTATTGAAGCAACAAAGGCTGCAGAGGAGCAAGGGAATTATACTGTTGATGATAATAATGAAATTATGTCTGCAGAACAGATAGAAGAACTAATAGCAAAGCTTCAAAAGGAAATGAAACAGGCTGCGAGAGATTTACAATTTGAG
This region includes:
- a CDS encoding NAD(P)/FAD-dependent oxidoreductase, with amino-acid sequence MKILNYDVAIIGCGISGIFAGYELTKLNPQLKVLMIEQGNTIFDRNCPIVANKIKDCVRCKSCDIMRGFGGAGAFSDGKFNFTTAFGGWLNDYLDDADVMKLINYVDSVNVEFGATKEKYSTYTDAAKIIEKKAIENDLHLLQAAVKHLGTENNVEILKGMYNHLTKLLEIKCNTQVINIMPSQDGYQLDLYNGESINCNYLIAAPGRSGAEWFSKQCKQLKLNLINNQVDIGVRVELPAKVFEHITDVVYESKLIYRTKQYGDLVRTFCMNPYGHVVSENVDDIITVNGHSYTDPQLRSENTNFALLVSNRFTQPFNEPYQYGKRIASLSNMLGGGVLVQRFGDLIKGNRTNAHRLSQSFTHPTLNATPGDLSLVLTKRHLDNIIEMIYALDKIAPGTANYDTLLYGVEVKFYSSRLELTNELETQLPNMFAIGDGAGVTRGLSQASASGVHVARTIANRISKKPLPKLKNRY
- a CDS encoding QueT transporter family protein, giving the protein MNNRKIRLLTISAMISAVYLVLTLVFYITSFLPYQIRFAEALTVLPYFTPLAIPGLFVGCVVANIIGGNGIWDIVIGSLATLIAAYVTYKISYNKPKRKLLAPLPPVIINAVIVGAMLSILYELPLFVTMLSVGGGQIVACYLLGYPLMLLIEKNKRLRELFDIKNEDQRNEW
- the trpS gene encoding tryptophan--tRNA ligase, whose protein sequence is MEQAEQKKRIFSGVQPSGNLTIGNYLGAIKNWIPMQDEFECLYCVVDLHTLTVRQKPAELRQRSLNLLALYMACGLDPKKSTLFIQSHVSAHAELAWILNCYTYIGELNRMTQFKDKSQKHSDNINAGLYTYPVLMAADILLYQTDLVPIGQDQKQHLEITRDIAERFNGIYGDTFVVPEAYIPKIGAKIMSLQEPEKKMSKSDENENAYVFLLDSEDAIMRKFKRAVTDSEREIRYDVEKKPGISNLISIYSATTNKSISEIEKEFEGKSYGDLKEVVGQSVVETLKPVQQKYNEYSANKDYLNAILKENADKAAYIARKTLSKVYRKVGLVPRG
- a CDS encoding manganese efflux pump MntP family protein; amino-acid sequence: MGTLELILLAVGLSMDAAAVSISNSLCIKKISIKNILQMAVMFALFQAIMPLAGYFAASAFSDVINQFDHWIALILLSIIGGKMLYEAITSDDKLNCDLITMTLKLLVVQAIATSIDALAVGVSLSALNVNIFYSISIIGAITFIICCTAVLIAKRFGSLLGKRAGVVGGIILIAIGIKIFLEHMFF
- the uvrB gene encoding excinuclease ABC subunit UvrB — its product is MNKFEVISDYSPKGDQPQAIERLSKGILDGIKHQTLLGVTGSGKTYTMAKVIEKVQKPTLIMAHNKTLAAQLCSEFREFFPNNVVEYFVSYYDYYQPEAYIAATDTYIEKDSSVNEEIDKLRHSATAALFERRDVIIVASVSCIYGLGDPEDYTDLMISLRVGMQKDRDEVLRKLIDIQYERNEIDFRRGRFRARGDVLEIFPANSSEMVLRVEFFGDEIERITEVDYLTGEIIGTRNHIAIFPASHYATTKPKMDRAIVTIEKELEERIEQFKMEGKLLEAQRIEQRTRYDLEMMSELGFCQGIENYSRHISGREPGSPPFTLMDYFPDDYLLFIDESHVTVPQVGAMYNGDRSRKESLVNYGFRLPSAFDNRPLKFSEWEQKINQVIYVSATPATYEKEHSTQIVEQIIRPTGLIDPEVIVRPVKGQIDDLIGEINLRVEKNQRVLVTTLTKKMAEDLTEYMKGLDIRVKYMHSDVATFERMEIIRDLRLGEFDVLVGINLLREGLDLPEVTLVAILDADKEGFLRSETSLIQTIGRAARNSEGKVIMYADSITGSMQRAISETNRRRQIQMDYNKKYGIVPTTVKKSVRDLIEATKAAEEQGNYTVDDNNEIMSAEQIEELIAKLQKEMKQAARDLQFEKAAALRDKIAELKEKME